The following DNA comes from Candidatus Nitrosotalea okcheonensis.
CAGGAAGCTGCTCTGATTTGGTGGAAGAGAGACATCAACGATCCTGTCACACGTGACATCATCAATAAATCGCAATTTGAGGAATTAATGTCCAAGAATGGAATAACGCCAGAATCCGAAGTTGTCCTCTACGGCGATTTCAACAACTGGTTTGCTGCATTTGTCTTTTGGATCTTCAAGTACTATGGACATGAAAAAGTGAAGATAATGAACGGTGGAAGAAAGAAATGGGAACTAGAAAAAAGATCATATACAAAGGAAGAACCACAAATTCAGAGAACAAAGTATGTCTCACAGCCTCCAAACGAAGGACTGAGGGCGTATCTCTTTGATGTAAAACGAGCCCTTCAGAGAAAGGATACAATACTAGTTGATGTTCGCTCTCCAAAGGAGTTCTCAGGGGAAATTACTGCACCAGCAGAATATCCCATGGAGCATGCCCAGAGAGGAGGACACATTCCGGGAGCCAATAACATCCCGTGGGCTACTGCTGTAAATGATGTAGACGGGACATTCAAGTCTGTTGAGGAACTAAAGAAGATCTACGAATCAAAAGGGGTCACTCAGGACAAGGATATCATCTGTTATTGCAGGATTGGTGAAAGATCATCTCATACATGGTTTGTGCTCAAATATCTGCTTGGGTATACACAGGTCCGAAATTATGATGGATCGTGGACAGAGTGGGGAAACATGATTGGAAATCCAGTAGAAAAATAACATTGACTTTTAAAAAAATCATAGGCATAGCGGCTTTCATAACGGTAATTGTGTTAGCTACAATTTTGTTTAGCAACTTGGAAACTCAAATTATGACAGAAAATAAAAAAACAACCGATGAGAGATCTGCAAGCGAGCTAACTTTACAAAATGTCAACATTTCAAAGAATATTCCAGATTCCGTATTCAAAAGCAAATATGTGACAATCTATTCACTTCCAAATAAAACTGGGCCAAACGGAATTTTAGTCGATAGAAACGATGTGGTTTGGACATCTGGATCGTTTTCGCAGTCATTGTTTAGATTAGACCCTAGAGATGGCAATTTGACTTCATACCTCATACCAGAAGAAAAACATAGTAACACAATGGTTTGGTCTATGGTGGAAGACAAAGATGGAAACATCTGGTTCTCTCAATTTGGTTCAAACCCTCTCTGGTTGTTTGATCCTCACATAAAAAAATTCAATTCTTACCACACAAGTTATCCTCCGTTTCAGATGAAAGTAGACAATACAACAGGCGACATTTGGTTTACCACCCTGATCGGAAATACCGTAGGCGTAATTCAAAAAGTTGAAAATAAAACAGAATCTTCATACAAGATAATTGAATTTCCATTAGGAGCTAGTACAACTCCAAGCGGTTTATTTCTCAAAGATGATGCTGTATGGGTAGCAGAATTGAGTACCGGAAAGATAATCAAGTTTAAGATTCTCAGAAATAATGACGGTCTTGTTGTCAACATAATAAAGACATTGGAGTTACCGCAGCCTGATAAAATCAGATTTTCTTCACCCATTGATGTTCTGGTTCAAAATAACGAAACAATATGGGTGACAGAACATGCACCTAGCACAATTTCTGAATATGATATAAAGTCAAACAGTTGGAAAAGATTTTCAACTGCCAGAACAATTCCGCCTATACCTACATTGCCATTTTGGATGAGAGAAAGCCTAGACCACAAAGGCATATGGTTCAACGAACATCAAGGAGACAGGATAGCATTCCTCAACATAACAGATCACATTCTCACTGAATTTAACATACCCAACAATCAAGTGCCCGATCCATCCCCATACATGATCAATAATCCAATATCAAGACAGAACATAGCTGCACAAAATGACTACTATTCAACAATATTCACGCTGAATCTATCACTTGATCCTACAAATCCTAACAAATTTTGGTTCTCACAGTGGGACAATAACAAAGTAGGCATGGTAGACCGTACAGAGATTGTGCCATTTGACATACACTCTGATCTTACAAAGATCATATTTTCTGACAACAATACCACTCAAACTGCAATAATCAATGCAGTGGTCTTGGGGAAAAATATCACTATACCAAACAAGGATAACCACAATGTGATTTTTCTTAGTGCATCAAGC
Coding sequences within:
- a CDS encoding sulfurtransferase; translated protein: MNYVNPEVLTDTETVAKNLNNKSLKIVEVDYDPENAYKQSHLQEAALIWWKRDINDPVTRDIINKSQFEELMSKNGITPESEVVLYGDFNNWFAAFVFWIFKYYGHEKVKIMNGGRKKWELEKRSYTKEEPQIQRTKYVSQPPNEGLRAYLFDVKRALQRKDTILVDVRSPKEFSGEITAPAEYPMEHAQRGGHIPGANNIPWATAVNDVDGTFKSVEELKKIYESKGVTQDKDIICYCRIGERSSHTWFVLKYLLGYTQVRNYDGSWTEWGNMIGNPVEK
- a CDS encoding Vgb family protein; translation: MTFKKIIGIAAFITVIVLATILFSNLETQIMTENKKTTDERSASELTLQNVNISKNIPDSVFKSKYVTIYSLPNKTGPNGILVDRNDVVWTSGSFSQSLFRLDPRDGNLTSYLIPEEKHSNTMVWSMVEDKDGNIWFSQFGSNPLWLFDPHIKKFNSYHTSYPPFQMKVDNTTGDIWFTTLIGNTVGVIQKVENKTESSYKIIEFPLGASTTPSGLFLKDDAVWVAELSTGKIIKFKILRNNDGLVVNIIKTLELPQPDKIRFSSPIDVLVQNNETIWVTEHAPSTISEYDIKSNSWKRFSTARTIPPIPTLPFWMRESLDHKGIWFNEHQGDRIAFLNITDHILTEFNIPNNQVPDPSPYMINNPISRQNIAAQNDYYSTIFTLNLSLDPTNPNKFWFSQWDNNKVGMVDRTEIVPFDIHSDLTKIIFSDNNTTQTAIINAVVLGKNITIPNKDNHNVIFLSASSSMRTDGGFEKIVANFTTNTVSLSRSDQTVPVQLVLQNEGAKPGNYTVGISASNGLVTKTTFVDLEIR